A window of Caldibacillus debilis DSM 16016 genomic DNA:
AAAGCCGATTCTTAGCTGCTTGTCCTTTTCGTTGACGATTTTTGTCGGAAAACGTTTATCAAAGCCAAAGCCCGGAAAGGCGCGGGCGTCATTCCGTCAGCCCTTCGAACAGCCCGTAAACGAATTTTTCCGGATCGAAAACTTCCAGATCATCCATCTTTTCGCCCAAGCCGACAAATTTGACCGGGATGTTCAATTCCTTCCGGATGGAGAGGACAATTCCCCCTTTTGCCGTTCCGTCCAGCTTCGTCAATACGATGCCGGTCACCCCGGCCGCTTCCTTAAATTGCTTCGCCTGGACCAAGGCGTTCTGGCCCGTCGTCGCGTCCAGCACGAGCAAGACCTCATGGGGGGCGCCGGGAACCTGCCGCTCGATGACCCGTTTCACCTTTTCCAATTCCTTCATCAGATTGGCTTTATTTTGCAGACGCCCGGCGGTATCGCACAATAATATGTCCGCGTTGCGGGAACGGGCCGCCTGAAGGGCGTCGTAGACGACCGCCGCGGGGTCGGAGCCTTCCTTCTGCTTGATGACCTCGGCGCCGACCCGCCGTCCCCAAACCTCCAGCTGTTCGATCGCCCCTGCCCGGAAGGTATCGCCGGCAGCCAGCAAAACCTTCTTGCCGTCCCGGATGAACCGGTGGGCCAGCTTGCCGATCGTCGTCGTTTTCCCGACCCCGTTGACGCCGACAAAGAGGATGACCGTCGGCCCCTTTTCCTGGATGTTCAAGCCGTTCTGCCCGCCGCCGGCATTGTAAATGTCGACGAGCTTTTCCGTGATCACGTCTTTCACGTCCGCGGGATCTTTTATGTTTCTCCTTTTCACTTCCATTTTCAGTTCGTCGACGAGCTCGAGGACCGTGTCGAAGCCCACGTCGGCCTGGATGAGGACCTCTTCCAGTTCTTCGAAAAATTCCTCGTCCACTTTCCGGTATTTGGCGACCTTCCCGGCAAAGTTTTGCCGGGTTTTCGCCAATCCTTCCTTAAATTTTTCCGCGACTGCGTCTTTCTGTTGGGTGAATTTTTCCTTCAGCTGTTCAAAAAAACCCATGGATACCTGCACTCCTTTTTTCCGTTGCTATACGAAGTTCTCCTGTTCCTCCAGACGGACGGAAACGAGTTTGGACACCCCGGATTCCTGCATCGTGATGCCGTATAATGCGTCCGCCTCCTCCATCGTCCCTTTCCTGTGGGTGATCACGATGAACTGGGTATCCTCGGCAAACTTTTTTAAATAGCGGCTGAACCGGTAGACGTTCGCCTCGTCCAGCGCCGCTTCCACTTCATCGAAAACGCAGAAGGGAACGGGGCGCACCTTCAAGATGGAAAACAGGAGGGCGATGGCCGTCAATGCCCGTTCGCCGCCGGACAGCAGGGAGAGGTTTTGCAGTTTTTTCCCCGGAGGCTGGGCGACGATTTCCACGCCGGTATTGAGCAGATCGTCCGGGTCGGTCAGCTTCAGTTCGGCATACCCGCCGGAAAACAGATTTCTGAAGACGGACGTGAATTCCCCGGAGACGGCCTCGAAGGTTTCCTTGAAACGTTTGATCATTTCCTGGTCCATTTCCTCGATCACTTGAAACAGGGTGTCTTTCGCCTCCAAAAGATCGTCCCGCTGGTCCCGCAAAAAGGTATACCGTTCATGGATGCGCTCGTATTCTTCGATCGCCCCCAAATTGACCGTGCCCAGCTCGTCGATGGAACGCTTGATCAATTTCGCTTTTTTCCGCGCCTCATCCGGGGCCTCCGGCAGCGGATATTGTTCCTTCGCGGCTTCAAAGGTGAGAAAATATTCCTCCGACAGCTTCCGCAGCAGGTTGTCCAGTTCCGCGTCGAGGCGGCCCAGTTTGACTTCTTCTTCCTTCAGCCGGTCGGCCGCGGTTTTGTGGAGCCTTTTCCATTCCTTGACATCCCTCTCCATCTCTTCAAGCATTTGCTGCTGCCGGTTCCTTTCCTGTCTCCGCTCAGCGATCCGGTCAAGGATGGAATTTTTTTCCTTTTGTTTTTCTTCGGCCAACCGGGCCAGTTCCGCCTCCGATTTTTCATCCTCTTCCCTTTCGCGGATCATCTCTTCCAGCCGTTTTTCCTGCTCCGCTTTATCTTCTTCCGTTTCCTTCAATCCGAGCTCCGCCGATTCGGATCGCGCTTTGATGTGGCGGATTTGTTCCTCCAATTTGGCGATTTGAATGTTCAGCGCCTGGATTTCCTCCGTCAGGGAATCCTTTTGGGATTGGTCGACGGATTTTTTCTCCGACAAGGCTTTTACCGCCAAATCGATTTCCTCCGCCTCGGCCCGGATCCGTTCCAGCCTGCCGGCGTTTTCCTTCATTTTTCCGGCAATTCGTTCCTTTTCCTGAAGGAACGACGCCTCTTCCGCCGCGAAAATTTGAAGCCTGTCCTCCAAGTTTTTCCGCCGCCATTCGATCTCCTTCAGCGCTTCCCTGACCCGCTCTTCTTCCTTCTTCAATCCTTCTTCCGTTTCCTTTGCCTTTTGCAGGTTTTCTTTCAACCGGCCGATTTTCCCTTTCGTCTCGTCAAGGAGCCGCCGCTTTTTGCGGCCTTCCTCCTCCCGGCGGGCAATTTCCGCTTCCAGCGTTTCCATCTCCCGCTTCCGGGACAGCAACGAGGAGGCGTTTTTTTTCACCGCCCCGCCCGTCATCGAGCCGCCGGGATTGACCACATCCCCGTCAAGGGTGACGATCCGGTACCGGTACCCGGAGGCCCTGGCGATCTCGTTGGCCCCGGGCAAGTGGCGGCTGATGATGACCGTGCCGAGCAAGTACTCCATAATGTTCCGGTGCTTTTCCTGAAAGGAGACGAGTTCGCTGGCGATGCCGACGAAGGCTTCGTTTTCCGCCAAATGGCGCCGTTGCTCCGGGGGGATCGTTCGTCCTTTGATGACCGACATGGGCAAAAAGGTGGCGCGGCCGGAGGAATGTTTCTTTAAGTAGTTGATCGCCGTCCGGGCGCATTCCTCGTCGCGGACGACGATATGCTGCAGGCTGGAGGACAAGGCGGTTTCAACGGCAAGCTCGTAGGGTTTTTCCACCCGGATCAATTGGGCCACCGCCCCTTCGATCCCGGGCAGCTTCTTTCCCGCTTTCAGGATTTCCTTCGCCCCTTGATGGAAGCCGGCCAAATCCTCCTCCATTTCCTGCAAAATTTCTTTTCTCGACTTCAGCTGGTGGACTTCCTGGGCGATCTTCCGCAACGCTTCTTCCAGCACTTCCCCTTCCCGGAGGAAACGCTGCAGTTCCTGTTCCTCCTTTTGGAGGCGTTCCCGTTCCGCTTCCGCCCTTTCGGCAAGGATCCCCCGCTTTCTTTCCAGTTCCTCCCCTTCGGCGGCGAGCAGGTCCCGGTCATGGAGGACCCTTTCCTTCTCTTCTTTTTGTTTTTCATACTGGGATTCGAGTCTTTCGAGCTGCTGGGCGAGCAGGCGCTGTTCGTTTTTCAGCGCCGCCTCCCGGTTCAAGAGATCGATGTAGTCGGATTTTAACGATTCAATCTTTTCTTCCACATCTTCCGAAAGAAATTCCAGCTTCTCCCGCTTTTCCTTAAGAAGCCGGCGTTTTTCCGCCAGCTGCCCTTCCAGTTCGGCCAGTTGGGCGGAGAGGGTCTCCCTTTCCTTTTTCAGCGATTCCAATCTTGCCCGGCTTTCGTCCAAAGCCTGTTCCAAGGCCTTCCGGTTCTCGGCGAAATTCTTCTTCCGCTCCTTTAAAACCTCTCTCCTTCCTTCAATTTTTTCCAGTTCTTCGCTCGCCGAAAGCAATTTTTGCTGAAGCTCATCCACCGACCGGTCGGCAGCCCGCATGGCATCCCGGATCCGTTCGATCTCCGCTTCCTTCTTTTGCACTTGGACGGACAATTCCAGCTCTTCATCCTGCAGCGAACGGATCTTCTCCTTTAAAGCGTTCCATTCGCCGGACAGCTGTTCAATGTCGTGGGCGAGGAGGGCCACCTCGTAACGCTCGAGTTCCTTTTTCAAATCGAGATATTCCTTCGCCACGGATGCCTGCTTCTTGAGCGGTTCGAGCTGGCCTTCCAGTTCGTGCAAGATATCGCGCACCCGGTTCAAATTTTCTTCCGTCTCCGCCAATTTCGCTTCGGCCTTCATTTTCCTCGTTTTATATTTCAGGACCCCGGCAGCCTCTTCGAAGATCGTCCGCCGCTCCTCCGGCTTGCTGTTCAAAATTTCGTCCACCTTTCCCTGGCCGATGATGGAAAAGGCTTCCCTCCCCATGCCGGAGTCCATCATCAAGTCGACGATATCCTTCAGCCGGCAAGGCTGCTTATTGATGAAGAATTCACTTTCGCCGGAACGGTACACCCTTCTTGTAATCATGACCTCATTATAATCGACGGGCAAAAAATGGTCCCCGTTGTCCAAGATCAGCGAAACCTCGGCGAAATTCAACGGCTTCCTGTTGGCGCTCCCGGCAAAGATGATGTCCTCCATTTTTCCGCCCCGCAGCGATTTGACCGACTGCTCCCCCAATACCCAGCGGATGGCATCGGTAATATTGCTTTTTCCGCTGCCGTTCGGACCGACAACCGCCGTGATCCCCTTGTCGAATTCGATGGCGACCCGGTCCGCGAATGACTTGAATCCTGCGATTTCCAATCTCTTGAGAAACATTTCGTTCCTCCCGCCTCAAATCTGTTTTTCCGCCTTGATCGCATCGATGGCGATCCTGGCGGCGTGCTGTTCCGCTTCCTTCTTGGATTTCCCCTTTCCGACGCCCAAACTTTTCCCGTTGAGCAAAACTTGGGCGACGAATTCCCGATTGTGGGCGGGTCCGTTTTCTTCCAATATTTCGTAATCGATGGTCCCGATTCCTTCCCGCTGAACGATTTCCTGGAGCAGGCTTTTATAATCCATCATATGAGAAAAAGCACCTTGCTTGACTTTTGGAAAAACGGTCCGCTCCAAAAACCTTTGGACCGCTTCCAAACCTTGGTCCAAAAACAGGGCGCCGATGAAGGCCTCGAAGGCATCCGCCAACAGGGCCGGCCTTTCCCTGCCCCCCGTCAGTTCCTCCCCTTTGCCCAAAAGAATATATTCGCCGAAGTTCAATTCCTGGGCGAAGGAAACGAGGGAGGGCTCGCAAACGATCGCCGCCCGCAATTTTGTCATCTCCCCTTCCGCCATCATCGGATAGGTGAGATACAAGAAATGGGAAACGGTCAATTCCAGGACCGCGTCGCCCAAAAACTCCAGGCGTTCGTTGTCGTCCTGGAAATTTTTCCGATGCTCATTCACATAGGATGAATGGGTGAAGGCCTGTTTTAAGAGGGATTCGTCGTGAAAAAAAACGCCGATCTCCCTTTGGAATTTTTTGAACTGCTGATCCAATTGTTTCTTTACCGCCATTTTCCTGTTCCTGTTCATGGAATGTTCACGCACCTCTAGTGTTATTGCAAACCGGCTCGGGCTCCCCTTCGGCAGCCCTTCCGGTCCTTTATCGGCCATTACAAGTCAAGTTTAGACGAAAACGGGGGAAATGGCAAAGCGTTTATGATAGGACGGCTCTCCTATTTGGCCGCGGGGTTCCGGTTCAGCGGTCCGGGAGATCTTTTTCCGATGCGGAAAGGATCCCGGACCGGAAACCGGCGCATGCCGCTTCCCGAAATCGGAATCCTTTGTCCGGGCAAAAAACCCTCTTCTTCGTCTCAGACATAGAAGGAACCTTCCAGAAAAACAAGACTTTCTTTCGAACGGAAAGAAAAAGAGGATGACGTTTCCCGCCAACCTCTTTTCCGGATGCGGCTTTCCACCGTTTTTCGCGCCGCCATTATAATTTGCTTTTTATGTACTCGACAGCATCTCCGACGGTGACGATCTTTTCCGAATCTTCGTCGGACACGGTAATCCCGAATTCATCTTCCATTTCCATGACCAATTCCACCACGTCCAGGGAATCGGCCCCCAGATCATCTTTAAACGTGGCCTCAGGCGTTACCTGGGACTCCTCGACACCCAAACGGTCGACGATGATTTTTTTCACTCTTTCCAAGATATCATCCATTCCGTTCACCTCCCTTCCAAGGTCCAACGTTAATATATCACTTGCCCAAAGGGCATGGCAAATCCCTTTTCACCATTTTCTTGCACGTTCTCACATATACATGCCGCCGTTGACATGGATCGTCTGGCCGGTGATGTAAGCGGCGTCGTCCGACGCCAAAAAGAGGACCGTTTTGGCCACGTCCTTCGTTTCGCCGAAGCGGGCGAGGGGAATTTGTTTGAGCATCTCCTCCCGCACCTCTTCCGGCAATCTGTCGGTCATGTCCGTTTGAATGAATCCCGGCGCGACGGCGTTCACCGTTATGCCCCGGGCGGCCAATTCCAAGGCGGACGCCTTCGTCAAACCGATCAGCCCGGCCTTCGCCGACACGTAATTGGCTTGGCCGACGTTCCCTCTTTCGCCGACGATGGAAGAGATGTTGATGATCCTGCCGTACCGCTGCTTCATCATCTGCCTCGCCGCCTGTTTCGTGCAGAGGAAGGCGCCCTTCAAATTCGTTTCGATGACTTCATCCCAATCCTCTTCCTTCATCCGGAGGACCAGGGTGTCCCGGGTAATCCCCGCGTTGTTGACGAGGATGTGGAGGCTGCCGAAGCGGCCGATCACGTCTTTAAACATGGCTTCCACGTCGCCGGGATTTTTCACATCGGCCTGCACGGCGAAAGCCTTCCGTCCCATTGCCTCGATCTCCCGGCAGACCTCTTCCGCCAGATCCCGGCTGCCCGCGTAATTCACGGCCACATCCGCCCCGTTTCGGGCCAGCTCCAGGGCGATTTCCCGGCCGATCCCGCGGGAAGCCCCGGTCACTAGGGCCGTCTTTCCCAAAAGCTTCATTCCTCATTTCCCTCCCATTGCTCCAAAACCGTCCGGAAGCTTTCCTCGTCATGAATGGAGACGGCCTTTGCGGAGCGGTCAATCTTCTTTACCAAACCGGTAAGCACTTTCCCCGGACCGATCTCCACGAACGTATCGACGCCCAACCCGATGAGGGTCCGGATGGAATCTTCCCACAAAACCGGAGAATAGAGCTGTTCGATCAAGGATTTGCGGATTTGTTCCCCGTCCCGCACGGGCTTTGCCGTCACGTTGGCGATGACGGGGATCTCCGCATCCCGGAGGGGGAAACCGGCCAAAAATCCGGCGAACTTCTCCGCCGCCGGTTTCATCAGCGAAGAGTGGAACGGGCCGCTCACTTCCAAAAAGACCGCCCGTTTGGCGCCTTCCGCCTTCGCCCTTTCCGCCGCCTTCTTCACCGCGGGCGTCTTTCCCGAAATGACGATTTGCCCGGGGCAATTGATGTTGGCCAGCTCGACCGGCTCCTCCGGAGTGCTGGCCGCCTTGACGACTTTCTCAAGCTTTTCCCGGTCCATGCCCAGGATGGCGGCCATCGTGCCCTGGCCGCTCGGAACGGCCTCTTCCATCAGCCGGCCCCGCTCCCGGACGATTTTTACCGCATCGGGAAAGGAGAGGGCCCCGGCGGCGACAAGGGCCGTATATTCCCCCAAACTGTGCCCAGCCACATAGTCCGCTTTCAGCCCCGCTTCCTTCACCTTGGCAAAAAAAGCGAAACTTGTCGTCAAGATCGCCGGCTGGGCGTTGACGGTTTCCGTCAACGTTTCCTGCGGCCCTGCAAAGATCAGATCGGACAAGGGAAAACCCAGCACCTCATCGGCGGTGCGGAAGATGTCCGCGACGTCCCGGTCCTTTTCCGCAAATCCTTTGCCCATTCCTACCGTCTGCGAGCCTTGACCTGGAAATAAAAACGCGACTTTCCCCATCGAATTCCCCTTTTCCCGATATTTTCTAGAACCTTTCCTGAACCAACATTTTTTCGATCGTTTCCGTGACCCGCCTTTCTGCCATTTCCCGGGCCTGGCGGATCGCATGAAAGATGGCGTGGTCATTCGACGAGCCGTGGGCTTTGACGACCGGCGCCTTCAGCCCGAACAGGCCGGCCCCGCCGTATTCGGTGTAATCCATCTTGCTTTTTAGTTTCAGCAAATCGTTCTTCAAAAAGCCGGCCGCGATTTTCGTCTTGACGCTCCCCGTCAAGACGTCTTTGAGCATTTGAAACAGGGCGTAGGCCGTTCCTTCCATCGTTTTCAAGACCATGTTTCCCGTAAAACCGTCGGCGACGACGACATCGGCGGCGCCGGCCAGCAGATCCCGCGCTTCGACGTTTCCGATAAAGTGGAGATCCGCTTCCGACAGCAGCTCATAGGCTTTGCGCGCCAGTTCATTCCCCTTCTTCGGCTCCGTGCCGATGTTCAGCAGCCCGACCCGGGGTTTTTCAATCTTGTTCACCTTTTCGGCATAGACGGAACCCATGTAGGCGTACTGCAAAAGATGGGAAGGTTTTGCGTCCGCGTTCGCTCCCACATCCAAAAGCAGGAACCCTTTTCCGTCAAGGGTCGGAAGCATCGGCGCAAGAGCCGGCCGTTCGATGCCCCTGATCCTGCCGACGATGAAGATCCCCGCCGCCATCAGGGCCCCCGTATTTCCGGCGGATATGCAGGCGTCCGCCCGCCCTTCCTTCACTTCTTTGGCGGCCAGCACCATGGAGGCGGAGGGCTTGTGCCTGACCGCCCGCACCGGTTCCTCTTCCCCGGTGATGACTTCGGTGGTGTGCAGGATGCCGATCCGGCTGTTTTCTTTTAAAAACGGGGCGATTTTCGCCTCGTCGCCGACCAATGTCACCGACAGATCCCGGAAATGCTCAACCGCTTGGACCGCACCTTTGACGACGGCCTCGGGCGCGTGATCTCCTCCCATGGCATCAATGGCTATTCTCATTTTGACTCTCCTTCAGCGGTTTATTGGAACGGTACATGTAAAATTCGCCCGTAAAAACGAGTTTTTGATTGACGTAACTGTTCACTTCGACCAAGGTTCTCCCCTTTTCATCCATCCGATTGACCACTTTCGCCTTGGCGATGACCCGGTCCCCTTCTTTCACCGGATGGATGAAGCGGATATTCGCTTTGGCCGTCAGCGCCAATTCGTCGTCGATGACGGCAACCGCCAGGGAATTGGCTTGGGCGAACAAATGATGGCCGCGGGCGATGGAATTCCGTTTAAACACGTGATTTTTGGTGATCTCGAGAATGGATATGGCCCGCTCGTCCAGGTCGATATCGATGATCTCGCCGATCACTTCGTCGATCGGCAAGGAACGCACCTGTTCGGAAAAGTTTTTCTTGGCGACATCTTTGATCCTTTCCCGCAATTCCGGAATCGACAGCTCCAGGCGGTCCAGGCGGATCGTCTGGATGCTGACGGAAAATTTTTCGGCCAGTTCCTCATCGGTGACGAACGGGTTTTCTTCGATCGTTTCCTTCAAAAGCTGCTGCCTTTCTTTTTTTCGAAGCCTCATGGGGTACACCACGCAATTTATGGAAAAATTATGACTAGGTACTAACAGTAGTATAAATAAGCAAGAAAAAGAATGCAAGGAGATTCTTGCATTCAAAATATTCTTTCCTTTAGTCCAGTTTTTCTCCCTTCAACGCCTCCTCGCGTTCCAGCAGTTTCCGCAACGGCCCGTACTCTTCGCCGGTCCAAAAACGTTCCGATTCGACCATTTCTTTCGCGTCCTTCCGGGCGGCCTCAAGGGCGCGGTAATCCCGCACCATATCCGCCAGCTTAAATTCGGGAAGCCCGCTTTGTTTCGTTCCGAAAAAGTCTCCGGGCCCCCGCAGCTCCAAATCCTTTTCGCTCAATAAAAATCCGTCGGTCGTTTCCGTCATGATTTTCATCCGTTCTTTCCCCGTTTCCGATTTCGGGTCGGCAAGGAGGACGCAATAGGCCTGATCTCCGCCCCGCCCGACCCGCCCCCGCAATTGGTGGAGCTGGGCCAGCCCGAACCGTTCCGCATCATAGATCAGCATGAACGTCGCATTGGGGACGTTGACGCCCACTTCGACCACCGTCGTCGATACCAGGACCTGGATTTCGTTTCGGGCGAAGGCCCGCATCACCTTTTCCTTTTCGTCGGGAGAGAGCCGTCCGTGCATGAGCCCGACCCGGTACCGGGGATGGAAATGCCGGGAAAGGGAGGCGTGGACGTCGATGGCGTTCTGCACGTCCAGTTTGTCCGATTCTTCGATGAGTGGGCAGATCACGTAGGCCTGTCTCCCCTGTTCCAGCTCCTTTTCCATGAAGGCGAGGACCCTCGGCAACATTTGCGGTTTTACCCAGTAGGTTTTTACCGGCTTTCTGCCGGCGGGCAGTTCATCGAGCACGGAAACGTCCATGTCCCCGAAGGCGGTGATGGCCAAAGTCCGCGGAATGGGGGTCGCGGTCATGAACAGGGCATGGGGGTTTTCCCCCTTTTCCCGCAGGATCTTCCGCTGTTCGACGCCGAAGCGGTGCTGTTCATCGGTGATGACGAGGCCCAAACGGAAAAAATTCACCTCGTCCTGGATGAGGGCGTGGGTGCCGACCACCACGTCGATGCTTCCCTCCGCCAAATCCGTCAATATCCGCTCCCGCGCCTTTCCTTTGACCGAACTCGTTAACAGGGCGGTTTTCACGCCGAACGGGCGGAAATACCGTTCAAGGACTTCCGCATGCTGCTCGGCCAAAATCTCCGTCGGCACCATCAGGGCGCCCTGGTATCCTCCCAATACCGCGGCGTACAAACAAACGGCGGCCACGGCCGTCTTCCCGGATCCGACATCACCTTGGAGCAGGCGGTTCATCCGGTACGGGGAACGGATGTCGCGGAGGATTTCCCCGAGCGCCCTTTTTTGGGCGGCGGTCAGCGGGAAGGGGAGGGATTCGATAAACAATTTCAGTTTTTCCGGGTCAAACTCGATCGCCTTCGCCTCCGGGACTTCCCGGGCGGTCCTGCGGAGCAATTGGATTTTCAATTGGAACAGCAAGAGCTCTTCGTAAATGAAACGCCGCTTCGCCTGGCGGAGCAACTCCCCGTCCTTCGGGAAATGGAGGGCGTACAGAGCATTTTTTCTCGGAAGGAGCCGGTATTTTTTCAATAAGGGCTCCGGCAAGATTTCCTCGACGAGATGGCCGTATTGCTTCAGGGCATGAAAGATGAGCCGCCTTAAGTCCTTGACCGTCAAATCCCCTTTGACGGAATAGACCGGCTGAAGGAGGTTCTCCTGCTCGGTCCCTTCCAGGCGGTATTGGCTGGCGACGATTTGCATCCGGTACCTGTTCCATTTTCCGGACACGGCGATCCGCTGCGCCGGGCGGATTCTGTTTTTTAAATAGGGCTGGTTAAAAAAGACGACGGAAACCAGTTTCCCTTCCACGAGCATCTTGAAAGAAAGGCGGGACTTTCTCCCGGAATAATAGGCGACTTGCGGCTCGCTCTGGACGGTGCCCTCGAGGGTGATCTTTTCCCCGTGGCCGGCTTCTTCCGGATGCTTGCTGCGATAATCTTCATGGCGGAAGGGAAAATAAAACAATAAATCGCCGACGGTATGAATATTCAGTTCCGCGAGGCGACTGGCCGTCTCCTCGCCGATTCCTTGAATGGCCGTCACCGGCTTTTCCAGTTCATTCATTTTTTGCGGTGCCGAAAATCTTCGCTTCCAGCCTTCGACCGGTCGGCGTTGCCGCTAACCCTCCTTGTGCGGTTTCTTTCAAGGTTTGGGGCATCGCCTGCCCTACGCGGAACATGGCTTCAATGACTTCATCGCAAGGGATCCGGCTCTTCACGCCGGCAAGCGCCATGTCGGCCGCCACAATGGCGTTGGCTGCCCCCATGGCGTTCCGTTTCACGCAGGGAACCTCCACCAGCCCGGCGACCGGATCGCAGACCAGCCCGAGCATGTTTTTCAGCGTGATGGCCGTCGCCTCCGCGCATTGGCTCGGCGTTCCCCCGGCCATTTCCACGATGGCCGCCGCGGCCATGCCCGCAGCCGAGCCGACTTCCGCCTGGCACCCGCCGGTCGCCCCGGAAATGAAGGCGTTGTTGGCGATGACGTACCCGATCGCCCCGGCGGTAAATAAAAAGGCGACCATCTGCTCGCGGCTGGGATGCAATTTATTTTTGACGGCGAACAACGTCCCCGGCACGACCCCGGCGCTTCCGGCCGTCGGGGTCGCGCAGATGACGCCCATGGCCGCATTCACTTCATTGGTGGCGACGGCCTTGCTCACCGCGTCGAGCAAGATTTCGCCGGAAAGGAAATCCCCCTTCTCGATGTACGCCTGCAGGAGGACCGCATCCCCGCCCGTCAGGCCGGAACGGGAAGCCACTCCTTTCAGCCCGCGTTCCACCGCCTGTTCCATCACCTCAAGGTTCTTTTCCATCCGGGAAACGATTTCTTCCCGGCTTTTGCCGCTCATGAGCATCTCCTGTTCGATCATAATGTCGCTGATCTTCTTGTTTCGGCTTTCCGCCAGTTCGACAAGCTCCTTCACCGTCCGGAACAACATCGTTTTTCCTCCTGTCCCCTGAATTTGCCCATTTTCTCCTTCCCCTTTTTTATTCGTTGATTTTCGCCACATGCAAAATATTCGGCAGCTTTCGGATTTCATCCAAAATGGTTTCATCCACGTTCTGGTCCGTCTCGATCGTCATCAAGGCCGTCTTTCCCTTCTCCTTCCGGGACACCTGCATGTAACCGATATTGATCTCGTTTTTT
This region includes:
- the ftsY gene encoding signal recognition particle-docking protein FtsY, giving the protein MGFFEQLKEKFTQQKDAVAEKFKEGLAKTRQNFAGKVAKYRKVDEEFFEELEEVLIQADVGFDTVLELVDELKMEVKRRNIKDPADVKDVITEKLVDIYNAGGGQNGLNIQEKGPTVILFVGVNGVGKTTTIGKLAHRFIRDGKKVLLAAGDTFRAGAIEQLEVWGRRVGAEVIKQKEGSDPAAVVYDALQAARSRNADILLCDTAGRLQNKANLMKELEKVKRVIERQVPGAPHEVLLVLDATTGQNALVQAKQFKEAAGVTGIVLTKLDGTAKGGIVLSIRKELNIPVKFVGLGEKMDDLEVFDPEKFVYGLFEGLTE
- the smc gene encoding chromosome segregation protein SMC; this encodes MFLKRLEIAGFKSFADRVAIEFDKGITAVVGPNGSGKSNITDAIRWVLGEQSVKSLRGGKMEDIIFAGSANRKPLNFAEVSLILDNGDHFLPVDYNEVMITRRVYRSGESEFFINKQPCRLKDIVDLMMDSGMGREAFSIIGQGKVDEILNSKPEERRTIFEEAAGVLKYKTRKMKAEAKLAETEENLNRVRDILHELEGQLEPLKKQASVAKEYLDLKKELERYEVALLAHDIEQLSGEWNALKEKIRSLQDEELELSVQVQKKEAEIERIRDAMRAADRSVDELQQKLLSASEELEKIEGRREVLKERKKNFAENRKALEQALDESRARLESLKKERETLSAQLAELEGQLAEKRRLLKEKREKLEFLSEDVEEKIESLKSDYIDLLNREAALKNEQRLLAQQLERLESQYEKQKEEKERVLHDRDLLAAEGEELERKRGILAERAEAERERLQKEEQELQRFLREGEVLEEALRKIAQEVHQLKSRKEILQEMEEDLAGFHQGAKEILKAGKKLPGIEGAVAQLIRVEKPYELAVETALSSSLQHIVVRDEECARTAINYLKKHSSGRATFLPMSVIKGRTIPPEQRRHLAENEAFVGIASELVSFQEKHRNIMEYLLGTVIISRHLPGANEIARASGYRYRIVTLDGDVVNPGGSMTGGAVKKNASSLLSRKREMETLEAEIARREEEGRKKRRLLDETKGKIGRLKENLQKAKETEEGLKKEEERVREALKEIEWRRKNLEDRLQIFAAEEASFLQEKERIAGKMKENAGRLERIRAEAEEIDLAVKALSEKKSVDQSQKDSLTEEIQALNIQIAKLEEQIRHIKARSESAELGLKETEEDKAEQEKRLEEMIREREEDEKSEAELARLAEEKQKEKNSILDRIAERRQERNRQQQMLEEMERDVKEWKRLHKTAADRLKEEEVKLGRLDAELDNLLRKLSEEYFLTFEAAKEQYPLPEAPDEARKKAKLIKRSIDELGTVNLGAIEEYERIHERYTFLRDQRDDLLEAKDTLFQVIEEMDQEMIKRFKETFEAVSGEFTSVFRNLFSGGYAELKLTDPDDLLNTGVEIVAQPPGKKLQNLSLLSGGERALTAIALLFSILKVRPVPFCVFDEVEAALDEANVYRFSRYLKKFAEDTQFIVITHRKGTMEEADALYGITMQESGVSKLVSVRLEEQENFV
- the rnc gene encoding ribonuclease III encodes the protein MNRNRKMAVKKQLDQQFKKFQREIGVFFHDESLLKQAFTHSSYVNEHRKNFQDDNERLEFLGDAVLELTVSHFLYLTYPMMAEGEMTKLRAAIVCEPSLVSFAQELNFGEYILLGKGEELTGGRERPALLADAFEAFIGALFLDQGLEAVQRFLERTVFPKVKQGAFSHMMDYKSLLQEIVQREGIGTIDYEILEENGPAHNREFVAQVLLNGKSLGVGKGKSKKEAEQHAARIAIDAIKAEKQI
- a CDS encoding acyl carrier protein, with the protein product MDDILERVKKIIVDRLGVEESQVTPEATFKDDLGADSLDVVELVMEMEDEFGITVSDEDSEKIVTVGDAVEYIKSKL
- the fabG gene encoding 3-oxoacyl-[acyl-carrier-protein] reductase, yielding MKLLGKTALVTGASRGIGREIALELARNGADVAVNYAGSRDLAEEVCREIEAMGRKAFAVQADVKNPGDVEAMFKDVIGRFGSLHILVNNAGITRDTLVLRMKEEDWDEVIETNLKGAFLCTKQAARQMMKQRYGRIINISSIVGERGNVGQANYVSAKAGLIGLTKASALELAARGITVNAVAPGFIQTDMTDRLPEEVREEMLKQIPLARFGETKDVAKTVLFLASDDAAYITGQTIHVNGGMYM
- the fabD gene encoding ACP S-malonyltransferase, with translation MGKVAFLFPGQGSQTVGMGKGFAEKDRDVADIFRTADEVLGFPLSDLIFAGPQETLTETVNAQPAILTTSFAFFAKVKEAGLKADYVAGHSLGEYTALVAAGALSFPDAVKIVRERGRLMEEAVPSGQGTMAAILGMDREKLEKVVKAASTPEEPVELANINCPGQIVISGKTPAVKKAAERAKAEGAKRAVFLEVSGPFHSSLMKPAAEKFAGFLAGFPLRDAEIPVIANVTAKPVRDGEQIRKSLIEQLYSPVLWEDSIRTLIGLGVDTFVEIGPGKVLTGLVKKIDRSAKAVSIHDEESFRTVLEQWEGNEE
- the plsX gene encoding phosphate acyltransferase PlsX, with translation MRIAIDAMGGDHAPEAVVKGAVQAVEHFRDLSVTLVGDEAKIAPFLKENSRIGILHTTEVITGEEEPVRAVRHKPSASMVLAAKEVKEGRADACISAGNTGALMAAGIFIVGRIRGIERPALAPMLPTLDGKGFLLLDVGANADAKPSHLLQYAYMGSVYAEKVNKIEKPRVGLLNIGTEPKKGNELARKAYELLSEADLHFIGNVEARDLLAGAADVVVADGFTGNMVLKTMEGTAYALFQMLKDVLTGSVKTKIAAGFLKNDLLKLKSKMDYTEYGGAGLFGLKAPVVKAHGSSNDHAIFHAIRQAREMAERRVTETIEKMLVQERF
- the fapR gene encoding transcription factor FapR, whose amino-acid sequence is MRLRKKERQQLLKETIEENPFVTDEELAEKFSVSIQTIRLDRLELSIPELRERIKDVAKKNFSEQVRSLPIDEVIGEIIDIDLDERAISILEITKNHVFKRNSIARGHHLFAQANSLAVAVIDDELALTAKANIRFIHPVKEGDRVIAKAKVVNRMDEKGRTLVEVNSYVNQKLVFTGEFYMYRSNKPLKESQNENSH